The sequence GGCCAGCTCGTCCAGGGCCTCGCAGGTGCCGGTGTCCCCGGAGTACGTGAGCGAGGAGCCGCCGTGCTCGATGCGGATGCCGAAGGTGTCGACGGGGTGGCAGAGCTTCTCCGTACGCACCGAGAAGGGGCCGATCTCGAACCAGCCCGGCTTCAGGGTGTGGAAGTCGAAGACCTCGCTCATCGCGTGCTCGGACGGGGTGTCGGCGTGTGCGGTGGTGAGCCGCTGCTCCGTGCCGTCGGGGCCGTAGACCGGGATGCGGGCGGGGCGGTCGCCGCCGTGCGGGTAGTACCGGACGACGAAGTACGCGCACATGTCGATGCAGTGGTCGGCGTGCAGGTGGCTGAGGAAGATGGCGTCGAGGTCGTAGAGACCTACATGGCGCTGCAGCTCGCCGAGGGCGCCGTTGCCCATGTCGAGGAGCAGCCGGAAGCCGTCGGCCTCTACGAGGTAGCTCGAGCATGCCGATCCCGCGGAGGGGAAGGAGCCGGAGCAGCCGACGACGGTGAGCTTCATGGAGCGTGAACCTCCGAGACGTGGGAACGGGGAGGGTTCGTGCGGTTCTCGCGGTGCGGTTTGTTGAGCGTAAGGCGCGAAAGAGCGGGTCGCTCCTTCGGGGCGGGTCGTTGTGGGGGAACTCACCTGTGCTGTCACCGGTTCGGGTGGCGTTCCCCTCCCCGCCCCTTCTCGAAACCGGGGCGCTGCCCCGGACCCCGCGCCTCAAACGCCGGCGGGGCTGGATAGTGCGGCGCGGCCGGATGGTGCGGCGCGAATGACAAAGCCCCCGTTGCCGCGGGTGTGCGGCAACGGGGGCAAGATCAAGCCCCTGCGGCGATTGAGCAGCGGGGGTTCGGGGGCGGCGCCCCCCGGAAGCGGGTTACGCCCAGAGCTGCCCCTGCAACGTCTCGATCGCCGCTTCGGTCGTCGGCGCGGTGTAGACGCCTGTCGACAGGTACTTCCAGCCCCCGTCGGCGACGACGAAGACGATGTCGGCGGACTCCCCCGCCTTCACCGCCTTGTTGCCGACCCCGATCGCGGCGTGCAGCGCCGCCCCGGTGGAGACGCCCGCGAAGATGCCCTCCTGCTGGAGGAGTTCGCGGGTGCGGGTGACGGCGTCGGCGGAGCCGACCGAGTAGCGCGTGGTGAGGACGGACGCGTCGTACAGCTCGGGTACGAAGCCCTCGTCGAGGTTGCGCAGGCCGTAGACAAGGTCGTCGTACCGCGGCTCGGCGGCGACGATCTTGATGCCCTCGACGTGTTCGCGCAGGTAGCGGCCGACGCCCATCAGGGTGCCGGTCGTGCCGAGGCCGGCCACGAAGTGGGTGACCGAGGGGAGGTCGGCCAGGATCTCGGGGCCGGTCGTGGCGTAGTGGGCGCCCGCGTTGTCGGGGTTGCCGTACTGGTAGAGCATCACCCAGTCCGGGTGCTCGGCCGAGAGCTCCTTGGCGACGCGGACCGCGGTGTTGGAGCCGCCGGCCGCCGGGGAGGAGATGATCTCGGCGCCCCACATGGCGAGCAGGTCGCGCCGCTCCTGGGAGGTGTTCTCCGGCATCACGCACACGATGCGGTAGCCCTTGAGCTTGGCCGCCATGGCGAGCGAGATGCCGGTGTTGCCGCTGGTGGGTTCGAGGATCGTGCAGCCGGGGGTGAGCCGGCCGTCCTTCTCCGCCTGTTCGACCATGTGGAGCGCGGGGCGGTCCTTGATCGAGCCGGTGGGGTTGCGGTCCTCCAGCTTGGCCCAGATGCGGACGTCGTCCGAGGGTGACAGCCGCGGCAGGCGGACGAGCGGGGTGTTGCCCACCGCGGCGAGCGGGCTGTCGAAGCGCATCAGTTCATGCCGCCGGCGACGGCCGGGAGGATGGTGATGCTGTCGCCGTCGCTGAGCTTGGTGGAGATGCCGTCGAGGAAGCGGACGTCCTCGTCGTTCAGGTAGACGTTGACGAAGCGGCGCAGCTGGTCGCCGTCGACGATCCGCTCCCGGATGCCGGTGTGGCGGCTCTCCAGGTCCGTGAAGAGGTCGGCGAGGGTGTCCCCCTGGCCCTCGACGGCCTTGGCGCCGTCGGTGTAGGTGCGGAGGATGGTCGGGATGCGGACCTCGATGGCCATGGCGTGGGCTCCTGTCGAAGCGGAGTGGTGGCGGTGGGCGTGGGGCGTGCGGCTCTGCCCCCGCGCGGGGGTCGGTACGTGGTGCGGTGTCGCCCGGCCGGGCGGCGCCGGGGGTGGCCCGGTTCAGGCCTCGCGGCCGGCGGCGGGCCGGTGGTTCGTACAGATCGCGCTGGAGAGGCGGCACAGGTCGACGTGCAGGCGCGCCACGAGCAGCGAGCCCGGCGTCTTGTCACTCACGTCAGGGGGAACCATGCGGTCATCGTATCGATTCCCGGCCGGGGATTCGGAGTGTGATCTCACCTGGTGGATGCCCGGCGTTCGCTGGGTGGACAGGGCCGGGCGCGGCGGCCCTGTCCCGGCCCTGGCGGGAGGCGGTCAGCCGGCCGGGTACGCCGCGACGACCGCCACCTCCTCCTCGGTGATCTCGCCGTCCACGATCTGGTACGAGCGGAACTGGAAGGGGCCGGCGTCGTCGGTGTCCGCGGTGGAGACGAGGACGTAGTGGGCGCCGGGCTCGTTGGCGTAGGTGACGTCGGTGCGCGAGGGGTAGGCCTCGGTCGCCGTGTGGGAGTGGTAGACGATCACGGGCTCCTCGTCGCGGTCGTCCATCTCGCGGTAGAGCTTGAGGAGGTCCGACGAGTCGAACTCGTAGAAGGTGGGCGAGCGCGCGGCGTTGAGCATGGGGATGAAGCGCTCGGGGCGGCCGCTGCCGGCGGGTCCGGCGACGACGCCGCACGCCTCGTCGGGGTGGTCGGCGCGGGCGTGCGCGACGATCTGGTCGTACAGCGTCTGGGTGATGGTCAGCATGGCGCCCAGGATAGGACGACGGGCCCCCGCGTACCGAGGAGTGGTACGCGGGGGCCCGTATCGTGGAACGCCGCTGGTGGGGGGCGTACGCCTCAGCGCTTGACGCGTTCCGCGAAGGCCTTGCCCTCGGGGTTCCTGGACTTCAGGACCAGGTAGGAGACGCCGAGGAGCAGGGCCCAGAGCGGGGCGCAGTACAGCGAGATCCTGGTGTCCTTGTCGATGCCCATCATCACGATCACCACGGAGATGAAGGCGAGTGCGAAGCCGCTGGTGTACGGGGCTCCGGGGGCCCGGAAGGAGGACTGCGGGAGGAGTCCGCGGTCGGCCAGGCGGCGGTAGCGGATCTGGCTGACGAGGATCATGATCCAGGCCCACATGCCGGAGATGGTGGCGAAGGAGACGACGTAGGTGAAGGCGTCGCCGGGCCACTGGTAGTTGATCCACACGCCGACGAGCATGAGCGCCGCGGAGAACGTGGTGCCGATGAGCGGGGTGCCGGTCCGGGTGAGCCGGGTGAAGAACTTCGGGCCCTGGCCGTTGAGCGCGAGGTCGCGCAGCATGCGGCCGGTGGAGTACATGCCGGAGTTGCAGGAGGAGAGCGCGGCGGTCAGGACGACGAAGTTGACGATGCCGGCGCCGACGCCGAGGCCCATCTTCTTGAAGGCTTCGACGAACGGGGAGACGCCGGGCGAGAACTCGGTCCAGGGCACCACCGAGAGGATCATGATCAGGGCGCCGACGTAGAAGACGGCGATGCGCCAGGGCACGGTGTTGATGGCCTTGGGCAGGACGGTCTTCGGGTCCTTGGACTCACCGGCGGTGACGCCGACGAGTTCGACGGCGAGGAAGGCGAACATCACGATCTGCAGGGTCATCAGGGTGCCCTTGATGCCGTGCGGGAAGAAGCCGCCGTCGGACCACAGGTGGGTGACGCTCGCGGTGTCCCCGGCGTCGGAGAAGCCGAGGGTGAGGATTCCGGCGCAGATGAGGATCATGCCGACGATGGCGGTGACCTTGACCATCGAGAACCAGAACTCCAGCTCTCCGAAGAGTTTCACGGAGATGAGGTTCACGCCGTAGAGAATGACCGTGAAGATCAGGGCCGAGACCCATTGCGGAATGGAGAACCAGAAGGTCATGTACTGGGCGGCGGCGGTGACTTCGGTGATTCCGGTGACGACCCAGAACAGCCAGTACGTCCAGCCGGTGACGAAGCCCGCGAAGGGGCCGATGAATTCGCGCGCGTACTCCGAGAAGGAGCCCGAGACCGGGCGGTACATGAGGAGTTCGCCCAGGGCGCGCATGATGAAGAAGATGACCAGGCCCGCGACGGCGTAGGCCAGGATGAGGCTGGGTCCGGCCTTGGCGATGGCCTTGCCGGCGCCGAGGAAGAGCCCGGTGCCGATGGCTCCGCCGATCGCGATCATCTGGATCTGGCGGGCGCCGAGTGCTCGCTGGTACCCCTCGGCGGAGGTGGTGGCATCCGCGGCTGCGGCGTGCGGGCCGTTCTGCCCTTTGTCGTCGATCTGCGCCGATGTCATGTGGTTGCGCCTTTCTCCACGCCGATCCGCGCCTTTCGGCCGCGGATCAGGTCCTGATCCCCCCGGATACGTTGGAGTGCCGCCGGTGGTTACCGGCTGATAGCGCCTACCCGGGAACATGGGTGGCGTTCCCGGGTGGTCGTGAAGATTTATCACGGGCACAACGGTGGCTCGGCGGACGTTTTGTGGCGCACACCACAAGTAAAAGCGGACAAGGCGGAACGGGCGCTGCAAAAAAGACCGTTCAGGTGACGCGATCGTTATTCGGATTTGAGTGTCCGTTGAGCGAACACCATGACGGTGCGTGCTCTTCGCGTCACGCCATCAGTGTCTCGACCAGGGTTTCCTGGAGGGCGCCGAGCCAGAGGTAGGCCATGACCATGGGCTTGCGGGGGTCGCTGTCGGGGAGCCGGTAGAGCGAGCCCTCCTCGCCGTCGTCCTCGTCGGAGACCTCCAGGCGGGTGCCGATGGTGAGGCGGAGGTCGTTGAGCGAGCCGAGCCAGTTGCGGCACTCGTCGGCGGTGAGCGTGAGCACGGCGGCACTGTCACCGGCCGGGGTCAGCGCATCGAGGGTGCGTACGACGACGAGCGCGTCCTCGCGCTTGCGGGTGCGCAGGTCGTTCTCGGTGAACCGGCGGAACTCGGCGGAGGCGGCGCGCAGTTCGTCGTCCTTGTCGCCGTACGCCTCGGGGAAGAGGCGGGCCAGGGCCGGGTCGGTGGGCGGCTCGCTGGGGCCCTCGGCGAACAGGGCGGCGAGCGGGTCCTCGCCCTCGGCGGGCTCGTCGCCGGGGCCGATGAGCTCCAGGAGCTGGACGGCGAGGGAGCGCAGGATCGCGATCTCCACCTCGTCGAGCGCGACGGCCGCGCCGCCGCCGGGGGTGGCCTCGAAGTGGCCGGCCATGGGTTCTCTCCGATGATGGTCGGGCGGGCGGTGCGGAAGGAGGGGCGTACGAAAAGGGCCCCGCAAGGGCCGTGCGGGTGCCGGGGCTAGTTGCGGTCCTGGGTGAGGGTGGCCCACAGCCCGTAGCCGTGCATGGCCTGGACGTCGCGTTCCATCTCCTCGCGGCTGCCGCTGGAGACGACGGCCCGGCCCTTCCGGTGGACGTCGAGCATCAGCTTGTGCGCCTTGTCCTTGGGGTAGCCGAAGTAGGCCTGGAAGACATAGGTCACATAGCT is a genomic window of Streptomyces sp. NBC_00708 containing:
- a CDS encoding MoaD/ThiS family protein, whose translation is MAIEVRIPTILRTYTDGAKAVEGQGDTLADLFTDLESRHTGIRERIVDGDQLRRFVNVYLNDEDVRFLDGISTKLSDGDSITILPAVAGGMN
- a CDS encoding M67 family metallopeptidase, with product MLTITQTLYDQIVAHARADHPDEACGVVAGPAGSGRPERFIPMLNAARSPTFYEFDSSDLLKLYREMDDRDEEPVIVYHSHTATEAYPSRTDVTYANEPGAHYVLVSTADTDDAGPFQFRSYQIVDGEITEEEVAVVAAYPAG
- a CDS encoding amino acid permease, producing MTSAQIDDKGQNGPHAAAADATTSAEGYQRALGARQIQMIAIGGAIGTGLFLGAGKAIAKAGPSLILAYAVAGLVIFFIMRALGELLMYRPVSGSFSEYAREFIGPFAGFVTGWTYWLFWVVTGITEVTAAAQYMTFWFSIPQWVSALIFTVILYGVNLISVKLFGELEFWFSMVKVTAIVGMILICAGILTLGFSDAGDTASVTHLWSDGGFFPHGIKGTLMTLQIVMFAFLAVELVGVTAGESKDPKTVLPKAINTVPWRIAVFYVGALIMILSVVPWTEFSPGVSPFVEAFKKMGLGVGAGIVNFVVLTAALSSCNSGMYSTGRMLRDLALNGQGPKFFTRLTRTGTPLIGTTFSAALMLVGVWINYQWPGDAFTYVVSFATISGMWAWIMILVSQIRYRRLADRGLLPQSSFRAPGAPYTSGFALAFISVVIVMMGIDKDTRISLYCAPLWALLLGVSYLVLKSRNPEGKAFAERVKR
- the clpS gene encoding ATP-dependent Clp protease adapter ClpS; translation: MSVAPTEIERPESAEDHLVVPEPDVPWVTLVHNDPVNLMSYVTYVFQAYFGYPKDKAHKLMLDVHRKGRAVVSSGSREEMERDVQAMHGYGLWATLTQDRN
- a CDS encoding DUF2017 domain-containing protein — protein: MAGHFEATPGGGAAVALDEVEIAILRSLAVQLLELIGPGDEPAEGEDPLAALFAEGPSEPPTDPALARLFPEAYGDKDDELRAASAEFRRFTENDLRTRKREDALVVVRTLDALTPAGDSAAVLTLTADECRNWLGSLNDLRLTIGTRLEVSDEDDGEEGSLYRLPDSDPRKPMVMAYLWLGALQETLVETLMA
- a CDS encoding MBL fold metallo-hydrolase, with protein sequence MKLTVVGCSGSFPSAGSACSSYLVEADGFRLLLDMGNGALGELQRHVGLYDLDAIFLSHLHADHCIDMCAYFVVRYYPHGGDRPARIPVYGPDGTEQRLTTAHADTPSEHAMSEVFDFHTLKPGWFEIGPFSVRTEKLCHPVDTFGIRIEHGGSSLTYSGDTGTCEALDELAEGTDLFLCEASFVHGKEDIPDLHLNGREAGELAARAGVGRLVLTHIPPWTDAEQNLTDAREVFTGPTELAAPGAVYQL
- a CDS encoding cysteine synthase, encoding MRFDSPLAAVGNTPLVRLPRLSPSDDVRIWAKLEDRNPTGSIKDRPALHMVEQAEKDGRLTPGCTILEPTSGNTGISLAMAAKLKGYRIVCVMPENTSQERRDLLAMWGAEIISSPAAGGSNTAVRVAKELSAEHPDWVMLYQYGNPDNAGAHYATTGPEILADLPSVTHFVAGLGTTGTLMGVGRYLREHVEGIKIVAAEPRYDDLVYGLRNLDEGFVPELYDASVLTTRYSVGSADAVTRTRELLQQEGIFAGVSTGAALHAAIGVGNKAVKAGESADIVFVVADGGWKYLSTGVYTAPTTEAAIETLQGQLWA